A genomic stretch from Etheostoma cragini isolate CJK2018 chromosome 8, CSU_Ecrag_1.0, whole genome shotgun sequence includes:
- the LOC117949063 gene encoding proteoglycan 4-like, with protein sequence MCENPTEIDCRSTDNPGIGFNDFVSQTGQVVTCDVGYGLICKKEDQIRPPFKCFNYKIRVCCEVEICPTTTPSTPLTTPPTTTEKPTTTFTTPPTEPSTTTTKEPTTTTKSTTPPTEPTTTTTEEPTTTTQSTTPPTEPTTTTTKEPTTTTKSTTPPTEPTSTTTKEPTTTTKSTTPPTEPTTTTTKEPTTTTKSTTPPTKPTTTTTEEPTTTTKSTTPPTKPTTTTTTEEPTSTTKSTTPPTEPTTTTTKEPTTTTKSTTPPTEPTTTTTKEPITTTKFTTPPTEPTTTTTEEPTTTTQSTTPPTEPTTTTTKEPTTTTKSTTPPTEPTTTTTKEPTTTTKSTTPPTEPTTTPTEEPTTTTKSTTPPTEPTTTTTEEPTTTSQSTTPPTKPTTTTTEEPTTTTQSTTPPTEPTTTTTKEPTTTTKSTTPPTEPTTTTTEEPTTTTKSTTPPTEPTTITYYYNNQRANHNHRIYNPTN encoded by the exons atgtgtgaaaatcCCACAGAAATTGATTGTAGATCAACAGATAATCCTGGCATAGGCTTCAATGATTTTGTGAGTCAAACTGGCCAGGTTGTTACTTGTGATGTGGGATATGgtttaatatgtaaaaaagaGGATCAGATCAGACCTCCATTTAAGTGTTTCAACTATAAAATCAGAGTATGTTGTGAGGTAGAGATATGTCCAACCACAACCCCTTCAACTCCATTGACAACACCTCCCACAACAACTGAAAAACCAACTACAACATTTACAACCCCACCAACTGAACCttctactactacaactaaagagccaaccacaaccacaaaatCTACAACCCCACCAACTgaacctactactactacaactgaagagccaaccacaaccacacaATCTACAACCCCACCAACCgaacctactactactacaaccaAAGAgccaaccacaaccacaaaatCTACAACACCACCAACTGAACCTACTAGTACTACAACAAAAGAgccaaccacaaccacaaaatCTACAACCCCACCAACTGAACCTACTACTACCACAACCAAAGAgccaaccacaaccacaaaatCTACAACCCCACCAACCAAAcctactactacaacaactgAAGAgccaaccacaaccacaaaatCTACAACCCCACCAACCAAAcctactactacaacaacaacggAAGAGCCAACCTCAACCACAAAATCTACAACCCCACCAACTgaacctactactactacaaccaAAGAGCCTACCACAACCACAAAATCTACAACCCCACCTACTgaacctactactactacaaccaAAGAGCCAATCACAACCACAAAATTTACAACCCCACCAACTgaacctactactactacaactgaagagccaaccacaaccacacaATCTACAACCCCACCAACCGAACCTACTACTACCACAACCAAAGAgccaaccacaaccacaaaatCTACAACCCCACCAACTgaacctactactactacaactaaagAGCCAACTACAACCACAAAATCCACAACCCCACCAACTGAACCTACTACTACCCCAACTGAAGAGCCAACTACAACCACAAAATCTACAACCCCACCAACTgaacctactactactacaactgaAGAGCCAACCACAACATCACAATCTACAACCCCACCAACCAAAcctactactacaacaactgAAGAGCCAACCACAACTACACAATCTACAACCCCACCAACTGAACCTACTACTACAACAACCAAAGAgccaaccacaaccacaaa ATCTACAACCCCACCAACTGAAcctactactacaacaactgAAGAGCCAACCACAACTACGAAATCTACAACCCCACCAACTGAACCTACTACTATT ACCTACTACTACAACAACCAAAGAGCCAACCACAACCACAGAATCTACAACCCCACCAACTGA
- the LOC117949064 gene encoding LOW QUALITY PROTEIN: mucin-2-like (The sequence of the model RefSeq protein was modified relative to this genomic sequence to represent the inferred CDS: deleted 1 base in 1 codon): MTQKAHSGNDEVEMRMVVFLALSFASVIDVQARLVGNHVSSICSTWGREHFKTFDGDVYQFPGMCEYNLASDCHESYQEFSVHMKRKDEDGNPTVSHVVVTINDLLFYLTKNMVTVNNVPVKMPYYNAGVQVEQNAVYIKLQSKVGITVMWNGDDAVMVALDTDYANRTCGLCGDFNGVSVQNEFLHKGRIIGPVEFGNKHKVHRPNDDCEDPYEEIEESLEAVLDSCKEFQTTCSQMLHSEPWSSCTKVINPEPYIQACVQDMCGCPNKTNDFCVCSTLSEFSRQCSHAGGQPPNWRTPQFCAKQCPFNMVYQESGSPCMDTCTLLDTGSLCEDHKMDGCFCPTGTVFDDISMRGCIAQSECQCKHNKIYNSGEVYRQDREECTCFEGRWACESLQTPATCAVEEGSHVTTFDGKTFTFHGDCYYTLAKVESKDHASPKFTILVQLVPCANQEFDTCLKSLKILLNNDRNNVLMFTSDGKVKQNMQTISLPYHSGDINIFHASSFHILLQTSFGLQIQIQHVPIMQVYVSLEQSYRAKTRGLCGNYNMVLSDDMKTPQGMVEGTAATFSNSWKANLMCPDREERLEDPCSLSVENEWYAKHWCALLLSPDSTFAQCHSVVDPEMYYKRCTYASCNCEKSQDCLCAVFSSYVRACASKGEILTDWRENVCDKYTKSCPASQIFSYKHQRCQLTCKSLGTMQPSCTSDFLPVDGCSCSEGLYLNENGICVPMAKCPCYFNEVYIKSGKSINIKDEHCVCTNGMLHCHSWRVRSSTCHFPKVFFNCSAASTGELGLHCTRTCLNLDSNDCESTECESGCRCPAGLLEDGKGSCVKENECPCQHDGHMYAPGSQIPDQCNICTCKSGSWECSKNKCQQTCNIYGSGHYNTFDQRTYGFQGHCSYVAVKNKCGNKTVQDNFGVITENVPCGSTGTTCSKTVRIQLGRMEIKLSKGSYDEVELGHGAEILYRIRKVGLYVVVESAIGLTVMWDGKTTVRIILEPQHSGEVCGLCGNFDGDGQNDFTTQGQLVVSNPLEFANSWKVSSECPDVEINADPCGARPNRLHWAQKMCSIIIGKTFKECHNKVAPLPFYDNCVRDSCACDSGGDCECFCSAVAAYAQACNEASVCVAWRTPEICPVFCDYYNSPDECKWHYNPCHKPCYKTCLNPEEKCSKPLPNLEGCYPVCPEDKPIFDEETGMCVEECSGCFYNNTRYEEDQVIYNVTDNLGMCYYAICRNSTVIHENKPCPSTTVPTTTIATTTRVTTPTEPTTTTTEEPTTTIKSTTPPTEPTTTTTKEPTTTTQSTTPPTEPPTTTTERPTTTTKYTTPPTEPTTTTTKEPTTTTKSTTLPTEPTTTKEPTTTTQSTNPPTKPTTTTTQEPTTTIKPTTPCLITCDWSEWYDVYKPGKDQSDWETYENIMNSGRDMSNHNPFNSIDYTSHNN, translated from the exons ATGACGCAG AAAGCCCACAGCGGCAACGATGAGGTGGAGATGCGTATGGTTGTG TTCCTGGCCTTGTCCTTTGCAAGTGTCATTGATGTCCAAGCCAGACTGG TTGGCAACCACGTCAGCAGCATCTGTAGCACATGGGGCAGAGAGCACTTCAAGACATTTGATGGAGATGTGTACCAGTTCCCTGGTATGTGTGAGTACAACTTGGCCTCTGACTGCCACGAGTCCTACCAGGAGTTCTCCGTGCACATGAAAAGGAAAGACGAAGATGGAAACCCTACAGTCAGTCATGTGGTGGTCACCATCAATGACCTTTTGTTTTATCTCACCAAGAACATGGTCACTGTGAATAACGTCCC TGTCAAAATGCCATACTACAATGCAGGTGTACAAGTGGAACAAAATGCGGTTTACATCAAGCTCCAATCTAAAGTCGGCATCACTGTAATGTGGAACGGTGACGATGCAGTCATG GTGGCACTGGATACTGATTATGCAAATCGTACCTGTGGACTTTGTGGAGACTTCAATGGTGTTTCTGTCCAGAATGAGTTCCTTCACAAAG GCCGCATAATCGGCCCCGTTGAGTTtggcaacaaacacaaagtccatCGTCCAAATGATGACTGTGAGGACCCCTATGAGGAGATAGAAGAATCACTGGAGGCTGTTCTGGATTCATGCAAGGAGTTT CAAACCACCTGTAGCCAGATGCTGCATTCAGAGCCCTGGAGCTCCTGCACCAAAGTGATCAACCCTGAACCTTATATCCAGGCCTGTGTGCAGGACATGTGTGGCTGccccaacaaaacaaatgacttcTGTGTCTGCAGCACACTGTCTGAGTTCTCTCGGCAGTGTTCTCATGCAGGAGGGCAGCCTCCCAACTGGAGGACACCTCAGTTCTGTg CTAAACAGTGCCCATTCAACATGGTATATCAAGAGAGCGGTTCTCCTTGCATGGATACATGCACACTTCTGGACACTGGTTCACTGTGTGAGGACCACAAAATGGACGGTTGCTTCTGTCCTACTG GAACTGTGTTTGATGATATTTCCATGAGAGGGTGTATTGCTCAATCTGAATGTCAgtgcaaacacaacaaaatctATAACTCCGGTGAGGTCTACCGACAGGACAGAGAGGAATG TACATGTTTTGAGGGTAGATGGGCTTGTGAGAGCCTCCAAACACCTGCTACATGTGCAGTTGAAGAGGGTTCACATGTAACCACCTTTGATGGAAAAACCTTCACCTTCCATGGAGACTGTTACTACACCCTAGCCAAAGTGGAAAGCAAG GATCATGCAAGTCCAAAGTTTACAATCCTGGTTCAGTTGGTACCGTGTGCAAATCAAGAGTTTGACACTTGTTTAAAGAGCCTTAAAATCCTGCTGaacaatgacagaaacaat GTATTAATGTTCACTTCCGATGGCAAAGTGAAGCAGAACATGCAGACCATCAGTTTGCCATACCACTCAG GTGACATCAACATATTTCACGCTTCATCCTTTCACATCTTGCTCCAGACCAGTTTTGGTTTGCAAATTCAGATCCAGCATGTGCCAATCATGCAAGTCTATGTCAGCCTGGAACAAAGCTACAGAGCAAAGACACGTG GCTTATGTGGGAACTACAACATGGTCCTGTCAGATGACATGAAGACTCCTCAGGGGATGGTGGAGGGAACAGCAGCAACCTTTAGTAACTCATGGAAGGCTAACCTAATGTGcccagacagagaggaaagactTGAGGACCCCTGTTCCCTTAGTGtggaaaatg AATGGTACGCTAAACACTGGTGCGCTTTGCTGCTGAGTCCAGACAGTACATTTGCACAATGCCATTCGGTGGTAGATCCTGAGATGTACTACAAG AGATGTACGTATGCCAGTTGTAACTGTGAGAAGAGTCAGGACTGCCTGTGTGCCGTCTTCTCCTCCTATGTTCGGGCTTGTGCATCAAAGGGAGAGATCTTGACAGACTGGAGAGAGAATGTGTGCG ataaatacacaaaaagctGCCCAGCATCTCAGATCTTCTCTTACAAGCATCAGAGATGCCAGTTGACTTGCAAATCACTGGGCACAATGCAGCCAAGTTGCACTTCTGACTTCTTGCCTGTGGATGGCTGCTCCTGCTCCGAGGGTCTCTACCTAAATGAAAACGGAATCTGTGTCCCCATGGCAAAATGTCCTTGCTACTTTAACGAAGTCTACATTAAGTCAGGAAAGTCCATCAACATCAAAGACGAGCACTG TGTATGTACCAATGGAATGCTTCATTGCCATTCTTGGAGAGTGCGCTCATCAA CATGCCATTTtccaaaagtgtttttcaaCTGCTCCGCTGCAAGCACCGGAGAGCTAGGACTGCATTGTACTCGAACTTGTTTAAATCTGGACAGCAATGATTGT GAGTCCACAGAGTGTGAATCTGGCTGTCGGTGTCCAGCTGGCCTACTAGAAGATGGCAAAGGTTCCTGTGTGAAAGAAAACGAATGTCCTTGTCAGCATGATGGGCATATGTATGCCCCTGGATCGCAAATCCCTGACCAGTGCAACATCTG TACCTGCAAAAGTGGAAGCTGGGAGTGCAGTAAGAATAAATGCCAACAAACTTGCAATATTTATGGTAGTGGTCACTACAATACATTCGATCAGCGAACATATGGCTTTCAAGGACATTGTTCCTATGTTGCTGTTAAG AACAAATGTGGCAATAAAACAGTACAGGACAACTTTGGAGTAATCACAGAAAATGTACCGTGTGGATCTACAGGCACCACATGCTCCAAAACTGTTAGAATCCAACTTGGG CGAATGGAAATCAAACTATCAAAGGGTAGTTATGACGAGGTGGAACTGGGACATGGTGCGGAgattctgtacagaataaggaAGGTTGGCTTGTATGTGGTGGTAGAATCTGCCATTGGTCTGACGGTGATGTGGGATGGCAAAACAACTGTTCGCATCATCCTGGAACCACAGCACAGC GGAGAGGTATGCGGCCTGTGTGGAAATTTTGATGGTGATGGACAGAATGACTTCACCACTCAGGGTCAGCTGGTAGTGAGCAATCCGTTAGAATTTGCAAACAGCTGGAAAGTGTCAAGCGAGTGCCCAGATGTGGAAATTAATGCTGACCCTTGTGGAGCAAGACCCAATCGACTTCACTGGGCACAAAAGATGTGCAGCATTATAATTGGAAAAACATTCAAAGAGTGCCACAATAAG GTAGCCCCCCTTCCATTTTATGACAACTGTGTAAGAGACTCATGTGCCTGTGACTCTGGAGGAGACTGCGAGTGTTTCTGCTCAGCAGTTGCAGCTTACGCTCAAGCTTGTAATGAggcttctgtctgtgttgcatggagaaCTCCAGAAATCTGTC CTGTCTTTTGTGATTACTACAACAGCCCAGATGAATGCAAATGGCACTACAACCCTTGCCACAAACCCTGCTACAAGACCTGTTTGAATCCAGAAGAAAAATGTAGCAAACCTTTACCCAACCTGGAAG GCTGTTACCCTGTATGCCCTGAAGATAAACCCATATTTGATGAAGAGACCGGGATGTGTGTGGAAGAATGTTCAGGTTGCTTTTACAACAACACTAGATACGAGGAAGATCAAGTTATTTACAATGTAACTGACAATTTGGGAATGTGCTACTATGCAATATGCAGGAATTCAACAGTGATACATGAAAATAAACCTTGCCCTAGTACAACTGTCCCAACAACAACTATTGCCACTACTACACGCGTAACAACACCAACTGAAcctactactacaacaactgAAGAGCCAACCACAACCATAAAATCTACAACCCCACCAACTGAACCTACTACTACCACAACCAAAGAgccaaccacaaccacacaATCTACAACCCCACCAACTGAACCTCCTACTACAACAACAGAGAGGCCAACTACAACGACAAAATATACAACCCCACCAACCGAACCTACTACTACCACAACTAAAGAgccaaccacaaccacaaaatCTACAACCCTACCAACTGAACCTACCACAACTAAAGAGCCAACCACAACCACTCAATCTACAAACCCACCCACTAAACCTACTACCACTACAACTCAAGAGCCAACCACAACCATAAAACCTACAACACCATGTTTAATAACATGTGACTGGTCAGAGTGGTATGATGTGTATAAACCAGGAAAGGATCAAAGTGACTGGGAAACATATGAGAACATCATGAATAGCG GTAGAGATATGTCCAACCACAACCCATTCAACTCCATTGACTACACCTCCCACAACAACTGA